A genomic segment from bacterium encodes:
- a CDS encoding CPBP family intramembrane metalloprotease — protein MKQHPSARSVLWVVPVTMVAFFATAVLWSIIGPLLIPALRGNERLISLTGFFPIELIGVLVPSLVACKIGKVDFRAVFPFRRVAWWRLLLIVGATFGLALVITYLQGWFAQATGLPYPKDVTDLIRAHTPMQWAFMLLAVAFVPAFAEEMVTRGYVQSALVPRLGLVWGILLTAGIFALMHFLPAGIPTYVILGIWLSWVRHRTGSMIGPIAAHATNNTLALLQANLVPEAYWATNIAWVLPLGVVLFGTLGYLSLKDLK, from the coding sequence TTGAAACAGCATCCTAGCGCTCGCTCGGTGCTCTGGGTCGTCCCCGTCACGATGGTCGCGTTCTTTGCGACCGCCGTGCTGTGGAGCATCATCGGCCCCCTCTTGATCCCAGCCCTGCGGGGCAACGAGCGCCTCATCTCCCTGACCGGCTTCTTTCCCATCGAGCTCATCGGGGTGCTCGTGCCGTCGCTCGTGGCCTGCAAGATCGGCAAGGTCGACTTTCGCGCGGTCTTTCCCTTCCGGCGGGTGGCCTGGTGGCGCCTGTTGCTTATCGTGGGCGCCACCTTCGGCCTGGCGCTCGTCATCACCTACCTGCAGGGCTGGTTTGCCCAGGCGACGGGCCTGCCCTATCCCAAGGACGTCACTGACCTGATCCGGGCGCACACCCCGATGCAGTGGGCCTTCATGTTGCTTGCGGTGGCCTTCGTGCCCGCCTTCGCCGAAGAGATGGTCACCCGGGGCTACGTCCAGTCGGCCCTGGTACCGCGCCTCGGCCTGGTCTGGGGGATCCTGCTCACGGCGGGAATCTTCGCCCTCATGCACTTCCTGCCGGCGGGGATTCCGACCTACGTGATCCTCGGGATCTGGCTGTCGTGGGTGCGGCACCGCACCGGCTCGATGATCGGGCCGATCGCCGCCCATGCCACCAACAACACGCTCGCCCTCTTGCAGGCGAACCTGGTGCCCGAGGCCTACTGGGCGACGAACATCGCATGGGTGCTGCCGCTGGGCGTCGTGCTGTTCGGCACGCTGGGCTACCTGTCCTTGAAGGACCTGAAGTAG
- the phnE gene encoding phosphonate ABC transporter, permease protein PhnE — MRSYTKPLDPLKPHVPTRFPERPRRAKTPWVLGALMVLLLAWAFAGVQFNLKELIEGTPKMVEWVQQSLPPDTTTITDPERYALPSEVSSWQLFAPSPLTPEQAEIKDRWWANTFPQTVLGATIQTIQMAFAGTFLAVLFAFPLCFLAARNTSPHPYVYHAVKLAVNFLRTIPDFAVGLVLITAIGLGPFTGTMALAFHTATVLIKLFAEEVENIDGGVVEAIQATGARYVQVLAFAVVPQVMPGFISSVLYRFETNIRAAAVLGLIGAGGIGFIMKSDFSLFQYPQAATTVLVLIVLVMLVDYTSARLRKIVI, encoded by the coding sequence ATGCGCTCCTACACCAAGCCCCTGGATCCCCTCAAGCCGCACGTTCCCACTCGGTTCCCCGAGCGGCCTCGGCGCGCCAAGACCCCCTGGGTGCTCGGCGCCCTCATGGTGCTGTTGTTGGCCTGGGCCTTCGCCGGGGTGCAGTTCAACCTCAAGGAGCTGATCGAAGGCACCCCCAAGATGGTGGAGTGGGTCCAGCAGAGCCTGCCGCCCGACACCACGACCATCACCGACCCGGAGCGCTACGCGCTGCCGAGCGAGGTTTCGTCGTGGCAGCTCTTCGCGCCCTCGCCGCTCACCCCCGAGCAGGCCGAGATCAAGGACCGCTGGTGGGCCAACACCTTCCCCCAGACGGTGCTCGGGGCGACCATTCAGACCATCCAGATGGCCTTCGCGGGGACTTTCCTCGCGGTGCTCTTCGCCTTCCCCCTGTGCTTCCTGGCGGCGCGCAACACGAGCCCGCACCCCTACGTCTACCACGCGGTCAAGCTCGCGGTGAACTTCCTGCGCACCATCCCCGACTTCGCAGTCGGCTTGGTGCTCATCACGGCCATCGGCCTGGGGCCCTTTACCGGGACCATGGCGCTGGCCTTCCACACGGCGACGGTGCTGATCAAGCTCTTCGCCGAGGAGGTCGAGAACATCGACGGCGGCGTGGTGGAGGCGATCCAGGCCACGGGGGCGCGCTACGTGCAGGTGCTCGCCTTCGCGGTGGTGCCGCAGGTGATGCCGGGCTTCATCTCGTCGGTGCTCTACCGCTTCGAGACCAACATCCGCGCGGCCGCGGTGCTCGGCCTCATCGGCGCGGGCGGTATCGGCTTCATCATGAAGAGCGACTTCAGCCTCTTCCAGTACCCGCAGGCGGCCACCACGGTCCTGGTTTTGATCGTGCTCGTCATGCTGGTGGACTACACGTCGGCGCGCCTGCGCAAGATTGTGATCTAG